One segment of Ureibacillus thermophilus DNA contains the following:
- the spoIIAA gene encoding anti-sigma F factor antagonist, with the protein MNYEINMENDIAIIRLYGELDHHETEKIRKDISKTIMKGKLHTIIWNLERLNFMDSSGVGLILGRMRELSAVNGQTIILNPSNTMKKIFQFSGLSKFVMEGKEEEAILYARGIVNG; encoded by the coding sequence ATGAATTATGAAATTAATATGGAAAATGATATTGCCATTATCCGGCTTTATGGCGAATTAGATCATCATGAAACGGAGAAAATTCGAAAAGACATTTCCAAAACTATTATGAAAGGAAAATTGCACACCATTATTTGGAATTTGGAAAGATTGAATTTTATGGATAGTTCCGGAGTTGGCCTCATTTTGGGGCGCATGAGAGAACTAAGTGCGGTCAATGGGCAAACCATCATCTTAAATCCATCAAACACGATGAAAAAAATTTTTCAATTCTCGGGGTTAAGCAAGTTTGTGATGGAGGGCAAAGAAGAAGAGGCGATTTTATATGCAAGGGGGATTGTGAATGGATAA
- the spoIIAB gene encoding anti-sigma F factor → MDNEMTLSFVALSENESLARIAVTSFVAQLDPTIDELSEFKTIVSEAVSNAIIHGYDEDGKGIVTVHAVREGDVVSVVVKDEGKGIPDIKKAMEPLFTTKPDMERSGMGFTIMESFADHLQVESEPGVGTVVTFSKKFHSMKMKQIS, encoded by the coding sequence ATGGATAATGAAATGACACTTTCATTCGTAGCATTAAGTGAAAATGAGAGCTTAGCGAGAATTGCTGTAACAAGTTTCGTCGCTCAATTGGATCCAACAATCGATGAACTTTCGGAGTTTAAGACAATTGTTTCAGAAGCTGTCTCCAATGCAATTATTCATGGATACGATGAGGATGGCAAAGGAATTGTCACAGTCCATGCTGTTCGTGAGGGGGATGTTGTTTCAGTTGTTGTGAAAGATGAAGGGAAAGGGATTCCTGATATTAAAAAAGCGATGGAACCATTATTTACCACAAAGCCCGATATGGAACGGTCAGGCATGGGATTTACCATCATGGAAAGTTTTGCGGACCATCTTCAAGTGGAATCGGAACCAGGTGTTGGCACGGTTGTTACTTTTTCCAAAAAATTTCACTCGATGAAAATGAAGCAAATTTCTTAA